The proteins below are encoded in one region of Oncorhynchus nerka isolate Pitt River linkage group LG15, Oner_Uvic_2.0, whole genome shotgun sequence:
- the LOC135560321 gene encoding uncharacterized protein LOC135560321 has translation MICYPTDHCPTPHCPTPHCPTDHCPTDHCPTPTALPTTALPPTALPYTALPHTALPPLPYPHCPTPHCPTPHCPTDHCPTPHCPTPTALPPTALPPHYPTDNCPTPTALPPLPYPTLPYPHCPTPHCPTPTALPTTALPPLPYSTLPYPPLPYSTLPYPHCPTPTALPHTALLHTALPPLPYSTLPYPHCPPHCPTPHCPTPHCPTPTALLHTALPPTALPPTALPHTALPPTALPHTALPPLPYPTLPSSTLPYPPPTALPPTHCSTPTALPHTALLHTALPPLPYTPLPYSTLPYPHPLPYYTLPYPHPLPYPHCPTPTHCPTPQCPTPTALLHTALPPTHCPTPHCPTPTHCPTPTALPPPTALPPMPYPSLPYPHCPTPHPLPYPPMPYSPLPYPPLPYPPPTAIPPNALPPLPYPSLPYPPLPYSTLPYPHCPTPHCPTPHCPTPHCPTPHCPTPTALPPTHCPTPHCPTPHCPTPHPLPYPSLPYPPLPYATLPYPHPLPYPHCPTPTHCPTPTALLHTDLPPLPYPPPTALPHTALPPPTALPHTALLPTALPPTPLVEI, from the coding sequence ATGATCTGTTACCCTACCGACCACTGCCCTACCCCCCACTGCCCTACCCCCCACTGCCCTACCGACCACTGCCCTACCGACCACTGCCCTACCCCCACTGCCCTACCGACCACTGCCCTACCCCCCACTGCCCTACCCTACACTGCCCTACCCCACACTGCCCTACCCCCACTGCCCTACCCCCACTGCCCTACCCCACACTGCCCTACCCCCCACTGCCCTACCGACCACTGCCCTACCCCCCATTGCCCTACCCCCACTGCCCTACCCCCCACTGCCCTACCCCCCCACTACCCTACCGACAACTGCCCTACCCCCACTGCCCTACCCCCACTGCCCTACCCCACACTGCCCTACCCCCACTGCCCTACCCCCCACTGCCCTACCCCCACTGCCCTACCGACCACTGCCCTACCCCCACTGCcctactccacactgccctacccCCCACTGCcctactccacactgccctacccCCACTGCCCTACCCCCACTGCCCTACCCCACACTGCcctactccacactgccctacccCCACTGCcctactccacactgccctacccCCACTGCCCCCCCCACTGCCCTACCCCCCACTGCcctactccacactgccctacccCCACTGCcctactccacactgccctacccCCCACTGCCCTACCCCCCACTGCCCTACCCCACACTGCCCTACCCCCCACTGCCCTACCCCACACTGCCCTACCCCCACTGCCCTACCCCACACTGCCCTCCTCCACACTGCCCTACCCCCCACCCACCGCCCTACCCCCCACCCACTGCTCTACCCCCACTGCCCTACCCCACACTGCcctactccacactgccctacccCCACTGCCCTACACCCCACTGCcctactccacactgccctacccCCACCCACTGCCCTACTACACACTGCCCTACCCCCACCCACTGCCCTACCCCCACTGCCCTACCCCCACCCACTGCCCTACCCCTCAATGCCCTACCCCCACTGCcctactccacactgccctaccccccacccactgccctactccacactgccctacccCCACCCACTGCCCTACCCCCACTGCCCTACCCCCACCCACTGCCCTACCCCCAATGCCCTACCCCTCACTTCCCTACCCCCACTGCCCTACCCCCCACCCACTGCCCTACCCCCCAATGCCCTACTCCCCACTGCCCTACCCCCCACTGCCCTACCCCCCACCCACTGCCATACCCCCCAATGCCCTACCCCCACTGCCCTACCCTTCACTGCCCTACCCCCCACTGCcctactccacactgccctacccCCACTGCcctactccacactgccctacccCCCACTGCCCTACTCCTCACTGCCCTACCCCTCACTGCCCTACCCCCACTGCCCTACCCCCCACCCACTGCCCTACCCCACACTGCcctactccacactgccctacccCCCACCCACTGCCCTACCCCTCACTGCCCTACCCCCCACTGCCCTACGCCACACTGCCCTACCCCCACCCACTGCCCTACCCCCACTGCCCTACCCCCACCCACTGCCCTACCCCCACTGCCCTACTCCACACTGACCTACCCCCACTGCCCTACCCCCCACCCACTGCCCTACCCCACACTGCCCTACCCCCACCCACTGCCCTACCCCACACTGCCCTACTCCCCACTGCCCTACCTCCTACCCcccttgtggagatctga